One Thermococcus sp. JdF3 genomic window carries:
- a CDS encoding transcriptional regulator produces MREVLIITEPEKVKVLSEGTRLKILQLLRDRPMTVNELSDILGKDRTTIYRHIKMLENAGLVEELEVQGNERVYSRTARLYLIKADPDESVEKFRQAYLQVEAEKLVQILEKAGFKIKNREKLVKLAKEVLDEIEINSQSILKRISQADVDLTEIELFHLLNMLVFMQSCELCGKAQEARHMIEDD; encoded by the coding sequence GTGAGGGAAGTTTTGATAATCACAGAACCCGAGAAGGTGAAGGTGCTCTCAGAAGGGACCAGACTCAAAATCCTACAACTCCTAAGGGATCGCCCAATGACCGTCAACGAACTCAGCGATATCCTCGGAAAGGACAGAACGACCATATACAGACACATAAAGATGCTGGAAAACGCAGGTCTCGTGGAGGAGCTTGAGGTCCAAGGAAACGAAAGGGTTTACTCCAGGACCGCGAGATTGTACCTCATCAAGGCAGACCCAGACGAGAGCGTAGAGAAGTTCAGACAGGCTTACCTCCAGGTCGAGGCGGAGAAGCTCGTCCAGATCCTCGAGAAGGCAGGGTTCAAAATAAAAAACAGAGAGAAGCTGGTAAAACTTGCCAAGGAGGTCCTGGACGAAATAGAGATTAATTCTCAGTCGATCCTCAAGAGAATATCCCAAGCCGACGTCGACTTAACGGAGATAGAGCTCTTCCACCTCCTCAACATGCTTGTCTTCATGCAGAGCTGCGAGCTGTGCGGAAAGGCCCAAGAGGCCCGACACATGATTGAAGATGACTAA
- a CDS encoding OPT family oligopeptide transporter has product MADANWKVGDASWKRKDSDETYREVTPAAIILGVIWGAFMAASFTYAGMIMGFTSGGSAIAAIVGWGVLRGILKKGTVVENNIVQTIASAVNISVSGVIFTIPALYIMGLHEEINTTYFFLATAAGAILGITFIIPLRKQMIEIDRLRFPTGTAVATVLKTPGSGIEKARLLFLGMAVSAIVYLIQQFPVLGLPEIIPEYIDLGAILHLPEWVSLAMALSLMVFGMGLITGRNGLIVLAGGILSYYIITPIVKTLGWLPSDVTGGAVSGFVYANMTRPLGIGMLLGGSIAGLILSMPVIIVALKSIANASKLGTGRNEELPIKYLYAGIALAFLLLLITTYQLGNLGIGRSLLTALVGVAWIFVAALLVAMSTGMTDWSPVSGLSLVSVMILLYLTGKQVPLTILLGATVGVAISGAADMMQDLKTGHLVGGIPSRQQKVELLTAWIGPIIALTVVGLIWKAYGIGNETVPAPQAMALKSMVDAILGGNVPVDKFIAGGILGFALSMSGIPGLGVLVGLSMYLPMLYILPYGLGCIVHEVAKRKKGNEFITEKVLPVAAGLMVGEAAMTLLFAVLTVMGVLHP; this is encoded by the coding sequence ATGGCGGACGCCAACTGGAAGGTTGGAGACGCGAGCTGGAAGCGTAAGGATTCGGACGAGACCTACCGCGAAGTGACGCCCGCGGCGATAATCCTCGGCGTCATCTGGGGCGCCTTCATGGCGGCCAGCTTCACCTACGCGGGAATGATAATGGGCTTCACCTCCGGCGGTTCGGCGATAGCTGCCATCGTCGGCTGGGGAGTTCTGAGGGGAATCCTCAAGAAGGGAACCGTCGTCGAGAACAACATCGTTCAGACCATAGCCTCTGCCGTCAACATCTCGGTCTCGGGAGTCATCTTCACCATCCCGGCGCTCTACATCATGGGACTCCACGAGGAGATAAACACGACCTACTTCTTCCTCGCCACAGCGGCCGGAGCTATACTTGGAATCACCTTCATAATCCCACTGAGGAAGCAGATGATTGAGATAGACCGCCTCCGCTTCCCGACCGGGACTGCCGTTGCCACCGTCCTGAAGACCCCTGGAAGCGGAATCGAGAAGGCCAGACTGCTCTTCCTGGGCATGGCCGTCAGTGCAATAGTCTACCTCATCCAGCAGTTCCCGGTGCTCGGCCTCCCGGAGATAATCCCCGAGTACATAGACCTTGGCGCTATACTCCACCTCCCCGAGTGGGTCAGCCTGGCCATGGCCCTCTCGCTGATGGTCTTTGGAATGGGCCTCATCACCGGAAGGAACGGCCTCATAGTCCTCGCCGGTGGAATACTCTCCTACTACATCATCACGCCCATAGTTAAGACCCTCGGCTGGCTCCCGAGCGACGTCACCGGCGGTGCCGTCAGCGGCTTCGTCTACGCCAACATGACCAGGCCGCTCGGTATCGGAATGCTCCTCGGCGGCTCGATAGCGGGCCTCATACTCTCGATGCCCGTCATTATAGTCGCCCTTAAGAGCATAGCCAACGCGAGCAAGCTCGGAACCGGCAGGAACGAGGAGCTCCCGATAAAGTACCTCTACGCTGGAATAGCCCTTGCCTTCCTGCTGCTCCTCATTACCACCTACCAGCTGGGTAACCTCGGCATCGGCAGGAGCCTGCTCACGGCACTCGTCGGTGTCGCCTGGATATTCGTGGCGGCGCTGCTCGTTGCTATGTCCACCGGAATGACCGACTGGAGCCCGGTTTCGGGCCTCTCCCTCGTGTCGGTCATGATACTCCTCTACCTCACCGGCAAGCAGGTGCCGCTGACCATACTCCTTGGAGCCACCGTCGGTGTCGCCATCTCCGGCGCCGCTGACATGATGCAGGATCTCAAGACCGGCCACCTCGTTGGAGGTATTCCCTCCAGGCAGCAGAAGGTTGAGCTCCTCACCGCCTGGATAGGCCCGATAATAGCCCTCACCGTCGTTGGCCTCATATGGAAGGCCTACGGCATCGGAAACGAGACCGTCCCGGCACCGCAGGCCATGGCCCTCAAGTCCATGGTCGATGCGATCCTCGGCGGCAACGTCCCGGTGGACAAGTTCATCGCGGGAGGAATCCTCGGCTTCGCCCTCTCCATGAGCGGAATACCGGGACTTGGCGTCCTCGTCGGCCTGTCGATGTACCTGCCGATGCTCTACATCCTGCCCTACGGACTCGGCTGTATCGTCCACGAGGTGGCGAAGAGGAAGAAGGGCAACGAGTTCATAACCGAGAAGGTGCTCCCGGTCGCGGCCGGACTGATGGTCGGAGAGGCGGCAATGACGCTCCTCTTCGCGGTCCTGACCGTTATGGGAGTGCTCCACCCGTGA
- a CDS encoding alpha-amylase, translating into MARKVLVAILVLLVFLSASAVPAKAETLENGGVIMQAFYWDVPGGGIWWDTIAQKIPDWASAGISAIWIPPASKGMSGGYSMGYDPYDYFDLGEYDQKGTVETRFGSKAELVNMINTAHAYNMKVIADIVINHRAGGDLEWNPFVNDYTWTDFSKVASGKYTANYLDFHPNELHAGDSGTFGGYPDICHDKSWDQYWLWASQESYAAYLRSIGVDAWRFDYVKGYAPWVVKDWLSWWGGWAVGEYWDTNVDALLSWAYDSGAKVFDFPLYYKMDEAFDNNNIPALVDALRNGGTVVSRDPFKAVTFVANHDTDIIWNKYPAYAFILTYEGQPTIFYRDYEEWLNKDRLKNLIWIHDHLAGGSTHIVYYDSDELIFVRNGYGDKPGLITYINLGLSKAGRWVYVPKFAGSCIHEYTGNLGGWVDKWVDSSGWVYLEAPAHDPANGQYGYSVWSYCGVG; encoded by the coding sequence ATGGCCAGAAAGGTGTTGGTGGCAATTCTAGTACTTCTGGTCTTTCTCAGCGCCTCGGCAGTTCCGGCAAAGGCGGAAACCCTCGAGAACGGCGGCGTCATAATGCAGGCCTTCTACTGGGACGTTCCCGGTGGGGGAATCTGGTGGGACACCATAGCCCAGAAGATACCCGACTGGGCGAGTGCCGGGATTTCAGCCATCTGGATTCCCCCCGCGAGCAAGGGCATGAGCGGCGGCTACTCCATGGGCTACGATCCCTACGACTACTTCGACCTCGGCGAGTATGACCAGAAGGGAACCGTTGAGACCCGCTTCGGCTCAAAGGCCGAGCTGGTGAACATGATAAACACCGCCCACGCCTACAACATGAAGGTCATAGCCGACATAGTCATCAACCACCGCGCCGGCGGAGACCTCGAGTGGAATCCCTTCGTGAACGACTACACCTGGACCGACTTCTCCAAGGTTGCCTCCGGCAAGTACACCGCCAACTACCTCGACTTCCACCCGAACGAGCTTCACGCGGGCGATTCCGGAACCTTTGGCGGCTATCCGGACATATGCCACGACAAGAGCTGGGACCAGTACTGGCTCTGGGCCAGCCAGGAGAGCTACGCGGCCTACCTCAGGAGCATCGGCGTTGATGCCTGGCGCTTCGACTACGTCAAGGGCTACGCCCCCTGGGTCGTCAAGGACTGGCTCAGCTGGTGGGGCGGCTGGGCGGTAGGAGAGTACTGGGACACAAACGTCGATGCCCTCCTGAGCTGGGCCTACGACAGCGGCGCCAAGGTCTTCGACTTCCCGCTCTACTACAAGATGGACGAGGCCTTCGATAACAACAACATTCCCGCGCTGGTAGATGCCCTCAGGAACGGTGGGACGGTTGTAAGCCGCGACCCATTCAAGGCCGTTACCTTCGTCGCCAACCACGACACCGACATAATCTGGAACAAGTATCCTGCCTACGCGTTCATTCTCACCTACGAGGGACAGCCGACAATATTCTACCGCGACTACGAGGAGTGGCTCAACAAGGACAGGCTTAAGAACCTCATCTGGATACACGACCATCTCGCGGGAGGGAGCACCCACATAGTCTACTACGACAGCGACGAGCTTATTTTCGTGAGAAACGGCTACGGCGACAAGCCCGGACTGATAACCTACATCAACCTCGGCTTAAGCAAAGCCGGAAGGTGGGTCTACGTTCCGAAGTTCGCCGGCTCCTGCATCCACGAGTACACCGGCAACCTCGGTGGCTGGGTTGACAAGTGGGTGGACTCAAGCGGCTGGGTCTACCTCGAGGCCCCGGCCCACGACCCGGCCAACGGCCAGTACGGCTACTCGGTCTGGAGCTACTGTGGGGTGGGCTGA
- a CDS encoding helix-turn-helix domain-containing protein, translating to MAKVKVITDPEVIKLMLEDTRRRILGLLRNKEMTISQLSEILGKTPQTIYHHIEKLKEAGLVEVKRTEMKGNLVEKYYGRTADAFYINMYLGDEELRYFARSRLKIKLEIFKALGYEFDDEGLLNTMDELLKKEHEYKTEISKEIEANEEALKDFSNEDIIHAIEWLAMARMGRDEETLALLKKLGEILKK from the coding sequence ATGGCGAAAGTGAAGGTCATAACGGACCCGGAAGTTATAAAACTGATGCTTGAGGACACGAGGAGAAGGATCCTCGGACTGCTCCGCAACAAGGAGATGACCATCTCCCAGCTGAGCGAGATACTGGGGAAGACGCCCCAGACGATATACCACCACATCGAGAAGCTCAAGGAAGCCGGCTTAGTCGAGGTCAAGAGGACGGAGATGAAGGGCAACCTGGTGGAGAAGTACTACGGAAGAACGGCCGATGCCTTCTACATCAACATGTACCTCGGAGACGAGGAGCTCCGCTACTTCGCCCGCTCAAGGCTCAAGATAAAGCTGGAGATATTCAAGGCCCTTGGATACGAGTTCGATGACGAGGGGCTCCTAAACACGATGGATGAGCTTCTCAAGAAAGAGCATGAGTACAAAACGGAGATATCCAAAGAGATCGAGGCCAACGAAGAGGCGCTCAAAGACTTCTCCAATGAAGATATCATCCACGCCATCGAGTGGCTGGCCATGGCCAGGATGGGCCGCGACGAGGAGACCCTGGCACTCTTGAAGAAGCTGGGAGAAATACTTAAAAAATAA
- the trm14 gene encoding tRNA (guanine(6)-N2)-methyltransferase translates to MRLLLTTSKGIEDLAKGEVENLLSGLGVPFRVEEKPLGVEGRVLAEVGGAYYTDEKGRKRELSVPTYLNERSRLLHRVILEIASERFEGIGYDEPEKALKRIEDFVSSLPIEHFVKVSESFAVRSFRKGEHRITSIDVSKTVGKAIFERLERFGTPRVNLDHPAVIFRAELVGDVFFLGVDTTGDSSLHKRPWRVYDHPAHLKASIANALIELAKPDGGSFIDPFCGSGTIPIELALRGYDGRIIGLEKYRKHLRGAEMNALSAGVLERIEFIPGDATRLSEYVESVDFAVSNLPYGLKIGRKSMIPGLYSAFFQELSKVLEKRGVFITTEKRVIEKAITENGFEIKHHRLIGHGGLMVHTYVIE, encoded by the coding sequence ATGAGGCTTTTACTGACGACTTCTAAGGGAATCGAGGATCTTGCAAAGGGGGAGGTTGAGAACCTGCTCTCGGGACTTGGGGTTCCGTTTCGTGTGGAGGAGAAGCCGCTCGGCGTTGAAGGGCGGGTTCTTGCCGAGGTCGGCGGGGCTTACTACACCGACGAAAAGGGAAGGAAGCGGGAACTGAGCGTCCCAACGTACCTGAACGAACGCTCCAGGCTCCTCCACAGGGTTATATTGGAGATAGCAAGCGAGCGCTTTGAAGGGATAGGCTATGACGAGCCGGAAAAAGCACTCAAACGGATTGAGGACTTCGTTTCATCGCTCCCGATAGAGCACTTTGTAAAAGTCAGCGAGAGCTTCGCCGTGAGGAGCTTCCGGAAGGGAGAGCACAGGATAACGAGCATAGATGTCTCGAAGACCGTTGGTAAGGCGATATTCGAGCGTTTAGAACGCTTCGGAACTCCGAGGGTCAACCTCGACCACCCGGCTGTTATATTCCGGGCAGAGCTGGTTGGGGATGTTTTCTTCCTCGGGGTAGACACGACCGGGGACAGCTCGCTCCATAAGAGGCCCTGGCGCGTTTACGACCACCCGGCGCACCTAAAGGCCAGTATAGCCAACGCACTGATTGAGCTGGCAAAACCGGACGGGGGTTCGTTCATCGACCCATTCTGTGGGAGCGGTACGATTCCTATAGAGCTGGCCCTGAGGGGCTATGATGGACGGATAATCGGCCTGGAGAAGTATAGAAAACACCTGCGCGGGGCCGAGATGAACGCCCTCTCCGCGGGGGTCTTAGAGCGGATAGAGTTCATCCCCGGCGACGCCACCAGGCTGAGCGAATACGTCGAGAGTGTGGACTTCGCGGTGAGCAACCTTCCTTACGGCCTTAAAATAGGCAGAAAGAGCATGATCCCCGGGCTTTACTCGGCTTTCTTCCAGGAGCTCTCAAAGGTTCTCGAGAAGCGTGGCGTCTTCATAACGACGGAGAAGAGGGTGATAGAGAAGGCGATAACCGAGAACGGCTTTGAAATCAAGCATCACCGCCTCATCGGCCACGGCGGGCTCATGGTACACACCTACGTGATAGAATAG
- a CDS encoding DUF211 domain-containing protein — protein sequence MAKGIRLLVLDVLKPHQPMVTELALGLSELDGVDGVNITLVEIDKETENVKITMAGDNLDYDEIVRTIEEFGGVVHSIDMVAAGRKIVEEGETPQDKLEEY from the coding sequence ATGGCAAAGGGGATAAGGTTACTGGTTCTGGACGTGCTTAAACCGCACCAGCCGATGGTGACGGAGCTGGCGCTCGGACTCAGCGAGCTCGATGGGGTCGATGGGGTCAACATAACCCTCGTCGAGATAGACAAGGAGACGGAGAACGTCAAGATAACGATGGCCGGCGACAACCTCGACTACGACGAGATAGTCAGGACGATAGAGGAGTTCGGCGGCGTGGTGCACAGCATAGACATGGTTGCGGCGGGTAGGAAGATCGTTGAGGAGGGAGAAACCCCCCAGGACAAGCTGGAGGAGTACTGA
- a CDS encoding tryptophan--tRNA ligase translates to MGDFKVTPWDVEGVVDYAKLIVEFGTSPLTDELIKKTAELTKSELPIFFRRKFFFSHRDYDKVLADYETGKGFFLYTGRGPSGPMHIGHIIPFYATKWLQENFDVNLYIQITDDEKFLFKDKLTFDDTKRWAYDNILDIIAVGFDPDKTFIFQDSEFTKIYEMAIPIARKINYSMARAVFGFTDQSKIGMIFYPAIQAAPTFFEKKRCLIPAAIDQDPYWRLQRDFAESLGYYKTAAIHSKFVPGLIDLGGKMSASKPETAVYLTDDPEEAGKKIWKYALTGGRATAKEQREKGGEPEKCVVFKWFEIFFEPDDKKLMERYHACKSGELLCGQCKRELIERVQEFLKEHQKKRKEAEKKVEKFKYTGELAREQWDRAIPEPLRG, encoded by the coding sequence ATGGGCGACTTTAAGGTCACTCCATGGGACGTTGAAGGTGTGGTAGACTACGCGAAGCTTATAGTCGAGTTCGGAACCAGCCCGCTTACGGATGAGCTTATAAAGAAGACCGCGGAGCTTACGAAGAGCGAACTTCCAATATTCTTCAGGAGGAAGTTCTTCTTCTCTCACAGGGACTACGATAAGGTTCTTGCCGACTACGAAACGGGGAAGGGCTTCTTCCTCTACACCGGCAGGGGTCCGAGCGGGCCGATGCACATAGGTCACATCATACCGTTCTACGCCACCAAATGGCTCCAGGAGAACTTTGACGTCAATCTCTACATCCAGATAACCGACGACGAGAAGTTTCTGTTCAAGGACAAGCTCACCTTCGACGACACCAAGAGATGGGCCTACGACAACATCCTTGACATCATAGCGGTCGGCTTCGACCCGGATAAAACGTTCATCTTCCAGGACAGCGAATTCACCAAGATATACGAGATGGCCATTCCTATAGCCAGGAAAATAAACTACTCGATGGCCAGGGCCGTTTTCGGCTTCACGGACCAGAGCAAGATCGGAATGATATTCTACCCGGCCATACAGGCCGCTCCGACCTTCTTCGAGAAGAAGCGCTGTTTGATTCCAGCGGCCATAGATCAGGACCCCTACTGGAGGCTCCAGAGAGACTTCGCGGAGAGCCTCGGCTACTACAAGACCGCTGCAATTCACTCCAAGTTCGTTCCGGGGTTGATAGACCTCGGCGGAAAGATGAGTGCAAGCAAGCCAGAGACGGCCGTCTACCTCACTGATGACCCCGAAGAGGCGGGTAAGAAGATATGGAAGTACGCCCTCACCGGCGGGAGGGCAACCGCCAAGGAACAGCGTGAGAAGGGAGGAGAACCCGAGAAGTGCGTCGTCTTCAAGTGGTTCGAGATATTCTTCGAGCCGGACGATAAGAAGCTCATGGAGCGCTATCACGCGTGCAAAAGTGGCGAGCTCCTCTGCGGCCAGTGCAAGCGCGAGCTGATCGAGCGCGTTCAGGAGTTCCTCAAGGAGCACCAGAAGAAGCGCAAGGAGGCCGAGAAAAAGGTCGAGAAGTTCAAGTACACCGGTGAGCTGGCGAGGGAGCAGTGGGATAGGGCGATTCCGGAGCCGTTGAGGGGCTGA
- a CDS encoding DUF4493 domain-containing protein, protein MKPVRWLVVLLLVLVVLSSACLDNNFVYARGKNVPAGESREWPFRGPANLTVEISSSVPVEVKVVSSDGTVLRDFGTVREVNAVVELPEGRWKVAVSNPGNETAVIDVTLKT, encoded by the coding sequence ATGAAGCCCGTCCGCTGGCTGGTAGTTCTCCTCTTGGTCCTGGTGGTGCTCAGCTCCGCCTGCCTGGACAACAATTTCGTCTACGCCAGGGGAAAGAACGTTCCGGCCGGGGAGAGCAGGGAGTGGCCTTTCAGGGGCCCGGCGAACCTGACGGTCGAGATAAGCTCCAGCGTCCCCGTCGAGGTGAAGGTTGTCTCCTCCGACGGAACCGTGCTGAGGGACTTTGGAACCGTCAGGGAAGTAAATGCGGTCGTTGAGCTTCCGGAGGGCAGGTGGAAGGTCGCGGTGAGCAATCCGGGCAACGAGACCGCGGTCATTGACGTGACCCTGAAGACCTGA
- a CDS encoding fumarylacetoacetate hydrolase family protein codes for MVRLPFRDGFYELRPGKIVALAKNYAEHAREMESEVPERPVFFLKPPSSLIGPGEPIILPRMSRRVDHEVELAVIIGKRAKRVPREKAMEYVLGYTILLDITARDLQAEAREKGLPWSLPKGFDTFAPVGPRVVDKRELKIDDLEIGLKVNGQLRQLGRTSEMVFKVPELIEYISSVMTLEPGDILATGTPAGVGPLSHGDRIEAWIEGIGNVEFDVLAEGSILC; via the coding sequence ATGGTTCGCCTTCCATTCCGCGATGGATTTTACGAACTGAGGCCGGGCAAGATAGTGGCTTTGGCGAAGAACTACGCCGAGCACGCGAGGGAGATGGAGAGTGAGGTTCCAGAAAGGCCTGTCTTCTTCCTCAAGCCGCCGAGCTCGCTGATAGGCCCGGGTGAGCCTATAATACTGCCCAGAATGAGCAGGAGGGTTGACCACGAGGTAGAGCTGGCGGTGATAATTGGAAAGCGCGCGAAGCGCGTGCCGAGGGAAAAGGCGATGGAGTACGTGCTCGGCTACACGATACTCCTCGACATAACCGCCCGCGACCTCCAGGCCGAGGCGAGGGAGAAGGGCCTTCCCTGGAGCCTCCCCAAGGGCTTCGACACCTTCGCTCCAGTCGGCCCGAGGGTCGTTGATAAACGCGAGCTGAAGATAGATGACCTGGAGATAGGCCTCAAGGTGAACGGCCAGCTAAGACAGCTCGGACGGACGAGCGAGATGGTCTTCAAGGTCCCGGAGCTGATAGAGTACATAAGCTCCGTCATGACGCTCGAGCCGGGAGACATACTAGCGACCGGGACTCCAGCAGGGGTAGGCCCGCTCAGTCACGGCGACAGGATTGAGGCCTGGATTGAGGGAATTGGGAATGTCGAGTTCGACGTCCTGGCCGAGGGTTCAATACTGTGCTGA
- a CDS encoding acetate--CoA ligase family protein, protein MEAPKLDFLFYPKSVAVIGASNVPGKVGNAIMRSITLKFDGKVYAVNVKGGEVEVNGKKFQVYRSIKEIPDDVDVAVIAVPAKFVPDVIDECGEKGVKSAVVISAGFKEAGRVELEEELVKRARKWGIRLVGPNCLGVTNLENGFDCNFNPPERQARPPFGKVAFMSQSGAFGAAILDWAASHKIGMSKFISLGNMADLDESDFMAYLGDDPKTGVITGYIEGVKDGRKFFNTAKEVTLKKPVVILKSGRTEAGAKAAASHTGSLAGSFKIYEAAFEQTGVLSAKSMRQLFNYAKALAMQKPAKGNRVAIVTNGGGAGVMMSDGLLEKGMKLAELSEETNERFRKDIEEGKLPHHMSYRNPIDVIGDAPSSRYEIAMRYALEDENVDVLVVIALFQSPALDEGIVEAIARMQEYGKPIVFVAPGGTYPHKMARNIELKGVPVYETVEDGVDAVYALVKYGEWLKENGKL, encoded by the coding sequence ATGGAGGCACCAAAGCTCGATTTCCTGTTTTATCCGAAGAGCGTCGCGGTCATCGGGGCGTCAAACGTCCCCGGAAAGGTTGGAAACGCTATAATGCGCTCGATAACACTAAAATTCGACGGAAAGGTCTACGCAGTCAACGTCAAGGGCGGCGAGGTCGAGGTCAACGGGAAGAAGTTCCAGGTTTACAGGAGCATTAAGGAGATACCCGACGATGTCGACGTCGCCGTCATAGCGGTTCCGGCGAAGTTTGTCCCCGACGTCATAGACGAGTGCGGCGAGAAGGGGGTTAAGAGCGCCGTCGTCATCTCCGCCGGCTTCAAGGAGGCCGGAAGGGTCGAGCTTGAGGAGGAGCTTGTTAAGCGCGCCAGAAAGTGGGGAATAAGGCTCGTCGGTCCGAACTGTCTCGGCGTCACCAACCTCGAGAACGGCTTCGACTGCAACTTCAACCCGCCGGAGAGACAGGCGAGGCCGCCCTTCGGAAAGGTAGCCTTCATGAGCCAGAGCGGTGCCTTCGGTGCTGCAATCCTCGACTGGGCCGCCAGCCACAAGATAGGAATGAGCAAGTTCATCAGCCTCGGAAACATGGCCGACCTCGACGAGAGCGACTTCATGGCCTACCTTGGCGACGACCCGAAGACCGGAGTCATCACCGGCTACATCGAGGGCGTCAAGGACGGAAGGAAGTTCTTCAACACTGCCAAGGAGGTCACCCTCAAGAAGCCCGTCGTCATACTCAAGAGCGGTAGAACTGAGGCCGGCGCCAAGGCCGCAGCTTCCCACACCGGTTCACTCGCAGGTTCCTTCAAGATATACGAGGCCGCCTTCGAGCAGACCGGCGTTCTGAGCGCCAAGAGCATGCGCCAGCTCTTCAACTACGCGAAGGCCCTGGCGATGCAGAAGCCGGCGAAGGGCAACAGGGTCGCGATAGTCACCAACGGCGGTGGAGCGGGAGTCATGATGAGTGACGGCCTGCTCGAGAAGGGAATGAAGCTCGCCGAGCTGAGCGAAGAAACCAACGAGCGCTTTAGGAAAGACATCGAGGAAGGCAAGCTCCCGCACCACATGAGCTACAGGAACCCGATAGACGTCATAGGCGACGCCCCGTCGAGCAGATATGAGATAGCCATGCGCTACGCGCTGGAGGATGAAAACGTTGACGTCCTCGTCGTCATAGCGCTCTTCCAGAGCCCGGCCCTCGACGAGGGAATCGTCGAGGCGATAGCCAGGATGCAGGAGTACGGCAAGCCGATAGTCTTCGTCGCCCCCGGTGGGACTTATCCGCACAAGATGGCCAGGAACATCGAGCTCAAGGGCGTTCCCGTCTACGAGACAGTCGAGGACGGCGTCGATGCGGTCTACGCCCTCGTCAAGTACGGCGAGTGGCTGAAGGAGAATGGAAAACTTTAA
- a CDS encoding cell division protein translates to MEMKKLAGNVLLTVGLVAGAITAARIPPMWGGLAASLVVMGAGIFLRRQGAKEELHRAAQSGTGGVRELERLLTDALGRIERIMDAPREKAVEELTGILEELDEFAEKAQPLRIEGLMTYGTIMSVFSRGERALNRAWSAFADGYENEGRRYLRYGYEDLKETLSAVKALKV, encoded by the coding sequence ATGGAAATGAAGAAGCTCGCTGGAAACGTCCTGCTCACGGTAGGCCTCGTTGCGGGAGCCATCACCGCCGCCAGGATCCCGCCCATGTGGGGCGGCTTAGCCGCTTCCCTGGTCGTCATGGGGGCGGGCATCTTCCTCAGGCGCCAGGGTGCGAAGGAGGAGCTCCACAGGGCGGCCCAGAGCGGAACCGGAGGCGTCAGGGAGCTTGAGAGGCTCCTCACCGATGCCCTTGGCAGGATCGAGAGGATAATGGACGCCCCGCGCGAGAAGGCCGTTGAAGAACTCACCGGAATCCTCGAGGAGCTCGATGAGTTCGCCGAGAAGGCGCAACCCCTCAGGATAGAAGGCCTCATGACTTACGGAACCATCATGAGCGTCTTCAGCAGGGGCGAGAGGGCCCTCAACAGGGCCTGGAGCGCCTTCGCGGACGGCTATGAAAACGAGGGAAGGAGATACCTCCGCTACGGCTACGAGGACCTCAAGGAGACCCTCAGCGCGGTCAAGGCGCTGAAGGTCTGA